One window of the Podospora pseudopauciseta strain CBS 411.78 chromosome 4, whole genome shotgun sequence genome contains the following:
- a CDS encoding hypothetical protein (EggNog:ENOG503P424; COG:P), which produces MSRIPAVNAKPNPLVLSSLLLGIASTASAQNYYGSPGNPYSSGGSSNGDGSSSSGFNNFNAGAGFDINAAMRTRAIHGILAALAMAILFPSGSILMRVIPGRFAIWAHGISQAVALVVYIAAVGLGLHLVREVSRARGNNGDMFSDPNRSYHPIIGIVVLVCLLLQPIFGFIHHAKFKRLQTRQMWSYLHLFNGRVFITLGMANGGLGLWMAGASKELKTAYVAVAAVMWVLWMLAAAYGEWKRWKANRLGYPPRNKKFHDGEVPF; this is translated from the exons ATGTCAAGGATACCAGCCGTGAATGCAAAACCAAACCCCCTAGTCCTCAGCAGTCTCCTGCTAGGGATagcctccaccgcctccgcccaAAATTACTATGGCTCTCCCGGCAACCCTTAtagcagcggcggcagctcCAACGGTGATGGCTCATCTTCCTCCGGGTTCAACAACTTCAACGCCGGGGCTGGCTTCGATATAAACGCTGCCATGCGCACCCGCGCTATTCACGGTATCCTCGCTGCTTTGGCCATGGCGATCTTGTTTCCTTCCGGATCAATCCTCATGCGTGTTATACCAGGCCGGTTCGCAATCTGGGCGCACGGAATCTCGCAGGCTGTTGCGCTGGTGGTGTATATCGCTGCTGTCGGACTGGGTCTTCATCTTGTGAGGGAGGTCAGTAGGGCGAGGGGGAACAATGGTGACATG TTCTCCGATCCGAACAGAAGCTACCACCCCATCATTGGCATCGTCGTGTTGGTCTGCCTGCTCTTGCAGCCAATCTTCGGGTTCATCCACCACGCCAAGTTCAAGAGACTCCAAACGAGGCAGATGTGGTCGTACCTCCACTTGTTCAACGGTCGTGTCTTCATCACGCTCGGTATGGCGAACGGTGGGCTCGGGCTGTGGATGGCGGGCGCGagcaaggagctcaagacgGCGTATGTCGCTGTGGCGGCCGTGATGTGGGTTCTCTGGATGTTGGCGGCTGCGTATGGAgagtggaagaggtggaaggCGAACCGTCTGGGATATCCGCCGAGGAATAAGAAATTCCATGACGGCGAAGTTCCGTTCTAA
- a CDS encoding hypothetical protein (EggNog:ENOG503P0W5; COG:S), with the protein MDTPVKTNTQSQTYPSTSPSTAATSPRILDSPNSPTPSPSSAPSTPPLKLFIAGNHDFTLDPLAFLPKTTSSQGVFQAPAGAATSLLEPASSENIIFLDEGTRTLALANGALLTVDNSKAFTHNRKKGHTFKIPKEVDVVITHSPPRGILGKDYNSKQAGCDYIYDATATAKPKLHCFGHIHEGWGG; encoded by the exons ATGGACACCCCGGTTAAGACCAa CACACAATCCCAGACGTACCCATCGACGTCGCCATCCACTGCGGCGACCTCACCGAGAATTCTCGACTCGCCGAACTCACccacgccctctccctcctccgcaccATCAACGCCCCCCCTCAAGCTTTTCATCGCCGGCAACCACGACTTCACCCTCGACCCCCTAGCCTTCCTCCCCAAGACCACCTCGAGCCAAGGCGTTTTCCAAGCCCCCGCCGGAGCAgccacctccctccttgAACCCGCCTCCTCAGAAAACATTATTTTTCTTGACGAAGGCACTCGTACTCTTGCCCTCGCAAACGGCGCCCTGCTGACGGT GGACAACTCCAAGGCGTTCACTCACAACCGGAAGAAAGGTCATACATTCAAGATCccgaaggaggtggatgtggtgATCACCCACTCCCCACCGCGTGGCATCCTCGGTAAAGACTACAACAGCAAGCAAGCCGGGTGCGACTACATCTACGATGCCACCGCGACAGCTAAACCAAAGCTGCACTGTTTTGGGCATATAcatgagggttgggggggctgA
- a CDS encoding hypothetical protein (EggNog:ENOG503P57S): MTMASPARPAPEELVTVIITTSPTPSAPSTELLEQIAASFRKHCASLIHCRVIVVLDTYDHVSKKPRLKKGHVTPDSAAKYADYKANAKRLILKEYSSTERPYGTGDLVKAQEKAEFGSGAAAYASQDNAVVMNITTTKDGRVTFVEPVQRLGFGLAVRSALRMTVTPYVWIQQHDWALVTDIPLGSLLQIMQQHKAQPSAEQEDKENNEILPEAVRPPVEYVCFPSIRMMEYATSDHVMLYPALRALTQLHKQNFTVQSESEDGTAVTSRVPLTPLFLWHDKPHLASTSHYLNQVFYSRIAIQRGAFIEDTVGHLARDEMKQGKWNRWACWLYYPDEGKHLCLRHLKGRTWRGVEAELAAKLEYMRLNGLDVNVQVPN; encoded by the coding sequence ATGACGATGGCATCTCCCGCAAGACCAGCCCCGGAAGAGCTGGTCACAGTCATTATCACAACCTCTCCCACGCCTTCTGCACCATCCACCGAGCTCTTGGAGCAGATTGCCGCCTCTTTCAGAAAGCACTGCGCCTCTCTCATTCACTGCCGTGTCATTGTCGTCCTCGACACCTACGATCACGTCAGTAAGAAGCCGCGACTGAAAAAGGGCCATGTCACACCCGACAGCGCGGCAAAGTATGCCGACTACAAGGCCAACGCCAAGAGGCTCATTCTCAAGGAGTACTCCTCTACCGAACGGCCCTACGGCACTGGCGATTTGGTCAAGGCgcaggagaaggccgagttTGGGTCCGGGGCGGCAGCTTATGCGTCGCAGGACAatgcggtggtgatgaacaTCACGACGACCAAAGACGGGCGCGTCACGTTTGTTGAGCCGGTGCAGCGGTTGGGATTCGGGCTGGCGGTTCGGTCGGCGTTGAGGATGACGGTTACGCCGTATGTCTGGATTCAGCAGCATGACTGGGCGCTGGTGACGGACATTCCTCTTGGGTCGCTGTTGCAGATCATGCAGCAGCACAAGGCCCAGCCTTCAGCAGAGCAGGAGGACAAAGAGAATAACGAAATATTGCCGGAAGCTGTTCGACCTCCGGTTGAATATGTCTGCTTCCCGTCGATACGGATGATGGAGTACGCCACCTCAGACCACGTCATGCTCTACCCTGCTCTTCGCGCGTTGACCCAGCTTCACAAACAAAACTTTACCGTTCAGTCGGAGTCGGAGGACGGGACAGCCGTCACCTCGAGGGTTCCTCTCACGCCTCTGTTTCTCTGGCACGATAAGCCACACCTAGCCTCCACCAGCCACTACCTCAACCAAGTCTTTTACAGCCGAATCGCCATCCAGAGGGGCGCCTTCATCGAGGACACCGTCGGTCATCTGGCAAGGGACGAGATGAAGCAAGGAAAATGGAACAGGTGGGCTTGTTGGCTGTATTACCCGGACGAAGGGAAGCATCTGTGTCTCCGGCACCTCAAAGGGAGGACATGGCGGGGTGTCGAGGCCGAACTAGCGGCCAAGCTGGAGTACATGCGGTTGAACGGCTTGGACGTCAACGTACAAGTGCCCAATTGA